The Neodiprion lecontei isolate iyNeoLeco1 chromosome 2, iyNeoLeco1.1, whole genome shotgun sequence genome segment TGTATTCGTTGTGAAAATAGTTGTTTTAGtcagaaaatatttaaggaccATCTGGTcacggtgaaaataatttcgttgGTTATAGTTGCTATAAAATTCAAGTTAAATGCGTATCGTTACAAAAATTGTTCAGATATGGTTCGAATCACAAGAAACTACGGTAAAAGTAACTATTTTGTGCGATCAAAGTTGCCAGTACTACATTTTCTGATaattgaaacgtgaaaatcagtttgtttgatttactatattttttctgtCAAATAAGGCGACACGAATTTACCGTTGCTTCCACATCAAATTATCACAATAAATAGTAGGAGTAACCATAATGAAACGAATAGTAACAGATACTAGATTTTCTGGATACAGCTacaaatctaattttcatttagtaCCCAGAATGTTTTTGCGTTACAATAAAAACGTAAATAGTTAAGAACTTTGCAGAAACtgcagtttgaaatttctcttAATGTATTATTTTGCATATTAGAGAGAaccgtatatattttttttactatatgACAGAAAAAATACCTATGCTTCGAAGTACCGGTGGCCGAAAAGTTACATTGCAAAAAGTTCCCAGAGAGGATAGCGGGTTTATATACCACGAAATTGTTTACTTTTATCAAGATGAAAGCTGGCTTATCGGATAAGATTTCAATTAATTCTCGTTGGTCTTATCTTGCTGTTGGTATCTACTCgacaattgattttttctggAAATCTGTATATCTTTCTTCGCTTGTGACACTACCAAAGGATTTATCTGGAACAATCTGAAGTGGGGATTTTCGTTTCATTGCATAATGCGCAATCTTGCAACCTTCAATTTGTCGCTGCGTAGGTTCTGCAAGTTTACATAATTATGCTGTAAGCTCGATTTTCACAAAGAGCCTGACTTCACGTCGCTGTTCTCGGCATAACGAAACACAAAATTTGGCATTAAATCTGTTAGACAAACGAAATTGATGAAAGGAAACACGTTGATCGATCGTCCtgtaaagagaaaaaggaaatgtTGCAATCCTTGAGTAccgaattgatgaaaaaattgaaagaacattagtttgcaaaaaaaaatctcacttTGAAGAAACAGAAAACATAACCCAAGAAACTCTGACGATTATTCAGATTCTCGATTACACCCAAACGACGAAATTCATTTGATGCATATCAAATTCGAAATCCTTCGCCCAAAAGTTATGAATACGATGCATTCGTTAGATCGGATGCCTGGCCATGAAATTCGGCGACTACAACTTGAGTGTAGCTAAGCTCATTCGTGGTAAGAAAAGTTCGTTTTCCCATTCCCGCAGGAATCAATGGATCCCTGACATCCAGAAATCACACTTCTCTCCACCTTTCGACTTTCCATCGATCCAGATGAGCGGAATATTGGTGAGATTGGGCATGGTGATAATCTCCATGGTTGTTGCCAGCGTTTTGGTCTATCGATTGAATTATTCGTCCCGCGAATCAAGCGGCAGAATTTGGAACGGGGTGGAGGCCCAGAATGAGAGTTCACTGAACGAAGACCTCTGCGACATCCTGGGGTTCATACCGCTGGATGAGGTGAACGATATTCTGGAATGCTTCGTGAAATACGACAAGCAAATCGGCGACGTGACCGTCGGCTACATAAACGATCATTGGATGTACATCGCCCGAGAATTCAAACGGATGCCGGAATTTCAGAGGGCTGTAAGTTTCCTCGAGAATAACGGTCTGGACGTGGAGTATTGGCGCAACAAAATCGTGCAATTCTGGACGAACATTCCCACATACGTCAATAACGACACGTCCCTGGCCTGCGGCGGTCTTTCAACGATGATGAACAAAGTCGTGAGAATCATCCCCCAGGCTGAGATGCACGAATTTCTCTGCCAGAAATTACGATACTCGTCTAGCTTCAGAGCGTTTTTGGAAATGTTGCGTTCACCGAACTTCGAGGAACTCTGCGACGCGATTGAGAGCAGCAAGGTGTTGCAACGGCACTACTTCTGGGCAAACGACGACGGCATCGAAGTCATCTTTGCTGTGGAATTGCTCAAGAACTTGTACATGTATTTGGCGTACGAACTGGAATGAGAAGCTACGTGAAATATTTAGTTGAATTATATCAAGGAATAGCTGCAAACATGCCCGAATTTCTAACACAAGGTGAACATCAAAACTGAATTTTCTGGACTCTGTGAATGTAATGATAATCAGTTCACTCGTagcattgatatttttaatagaTTTAACAGGCTCAATTCGACCCTTGAACACTGCACGCGTTACAGTATCTAATGATAATTTCAGAAACTCTGATTATCGGTGCAACCCTCCCCCCTTCGAAGCGTTGGAGACCTCCCACACGGCTGATTTTAATCTAATCGACGTTCttgttgattttatttctcttgaGCGGTCTTCTTATCTTCAGTGAGATGCAAAATTTCGGTATATAAGCGACCGCCGGATTCACATCCTCATCATACAACTGTTTTCGCAGTCTCCAGAAAAGGTGAGTAGATATTTCAATACCTCTCAAGTATACCAATTGCTCTGTGCATAACAGCAATCACATAATCGCCCAAATATCGAGTGCCAAAGTATTTTTCTACAGATGAAGCTGACCATTGTATTCCTTGCTATCCTCGGCGTCTCAACCGCCGCAGTCTTGCCTGCTGCTAAGACTTTGGACCGCTCCACCAGGAGCCTCAGCGATGACTGGGCTGAGTTTAGTGAGTTGATGCCCTGGGATGAGATCGTTGAAATTGTAAACCAGTACGTCGCTGAAGACGCAGAGGTCCAGTCCGTCATCACGTACCTTCATTCCGACGAATTCAAGGCGCTTGCTGAAGCAGTCATTAGTAATTCCGAATACATCGCGTTCCTGGACTACCTTGATGCTGCTGGACTCGACATTTACACCTACGTTAACATCTGGCGTAATTGGCTAGGACTCAACACGTCCAGGGTATTGAGAACCCGTTTCGCATCCAGCCGCATCACTGGAGGAGTAGCTGGACTCATCGCTGATATCAAGGCTATCCTTCCCACCGAGGAAATCAAAGCTCTGTATTACAACAAACTTGAAACTTCTGAAGATTTTGCGAAACTGATTGCTCATCTCGGCTCTGACGAGGCCCAGGAACTTTACGCTGCACTTAAGGCTAACGAAGAGTACCAACACATCCGCGAGGCTCTGGTAGCATATGG includes the following:
- the LOC107224697 gene encoding uncharacterized protein LOC107224697 → MKFGDYNLSVAKLIRGKKSSFSHSRRNQWIPDIQKSHFSPPFDFPSIQMSGILVRLGMVIISMVVASVLVYRLNYSSRESSGRIWNGVEAQNESSLNEDLCDILGFIPLDEVNDILECFVKYDKQIGDVTVGYINDHWMYIAREFKRMPEFQRAVSFLENNGLDVEYWRNKIVQFWTNIPTYVNNDTSLACGGLSTMMNKVVRIIPQAEMHEFLCQKLRYSSSFRAFLEMLRSPNFEELCDAIESSKVLQRHYFWANDDGIEVIFAVELLKNLYMYLAYELE